One region of Ananas comosus cultivar F153 linkage group 9, ASM154086v1, whole genome shotgun sequence genomic DNA includes:
- the LOC109715662 gene encoding derlin-2, whose protein sequence is MAQAVEEWYKQMPIITRSYLTAAVVTTVGCSLDIISPYDLYLNPERVVQQYEIWRLVTNFLYFRKMDLDFLFHMFFLARYCKLLEENSFRGRTADFFYMLLFGATVLTGIVLIGGMIPYISETFAKIFFLSNSLTFMMVYVWSKHNPFIHMSFLGLFTFTAAYLPWVLLGFSILVGSSTWVDLLGMIAGHAYYFLEDVYPRMTGRRPLKTPQFIKALFADEAVVVARPANARFAPPPPQPQDPHQD, encoded by the exons ATGGCGCAGGCGGTGGAGGAATGGTACAAGCAGATGCCCATCATCACCCGCTCCTACCTCACCGCCGCCGTCGTCACCACCGTCGGATGCTCCCTCGAC ATCATATCGCCCTATGATTTGTATCTAAATCCCGAACGCGTTGTTCAGCAATATGAGATCTGGCGCCTTGTGACAAACTTCCTGTACTTCCGGAAAATGG ATTTGGACTTTCTGTTCCACATGTTTTTCCTTGCACGATACTGCAAACTACTGGAGGAAAACTCATTCAGGGGACGGACTGCGGATTTTTTCTACATGCTCTTATTCGGTGCCACTGTTCTCACTGGGATTGTTCTTATTGGAGGGATGATACCATATATTTCCGAGACTTttgccaaaatttttttccttaGCAACTCATTGACTTTCATGATG GTCTATGTGTGGAGCAAACATAACCCTTTCATCCACATGAGTTTCTTGGGCCTTTTTACCTTCACTGCAGCTTATCTACCATGG GTGCTTCTTGGGTTCTCAATTCTTGTTGGTAGCAGTACATGGGTGGATCTCTTG GGCATGATAGCTGGCCATGCATACTACTTTCTCGAGGACGTGTATCCGCGCATGACGGGCCGACGCCCCCTTAAGACTCCCCAGTTCATCAAAGCGCTCTTTGCCGATGAGGCTGTCGTAGTCGCCCGGCCAGCGAATGCACGGTTTGCCCCTCCGCCTCCACAGCCACAGGATCCTCACCAAGATTAA
- the LOC109715439 gene encoding putative receptor-like protein kinase At3g47110 gives MASFLLPGILMLLLFIFFCPQLTISLEHSSNFTDLTALLSFKSHIQDPNGILDKSWNSNTSFCSWIGVSCSSRRQRVVALRLEGLSLQGSISPQLGNLSFMADLDLGNNSLTGPIPASLGRLPRLKSLILEHNQLSGRIPSTVFNMSSLTHLSFTSNNLSGPLVADHNTNFTIPLLEFFSVESNQLNGTVPPGFLQCQNLQQLSLSTNYFSGGIPTELAKLNKLSILFLDTNYLIGSIPASLGNLTYLTQLDLHSNHLQGEIPPELGDLLNLQWLWLGGNNLTGELPAFVSNMSMIRVMDFSSNNLAKVPIELGKNLPFLTTIGLSWNKVSGGLDFIYSLSNCRQLQNIDLSHNELEGVIPDSIANLSTSVMKFAVNGNRITGGIPAGFNNLSNLLFLNLRYNELTGTIPPEIAEIGALQALYLGYNTISGSIPPELGRLKSLSELSLENNALSGSIPDSIGNISSLQFLWLRANKLSSSIPRSLWGLPALVGLYLAQNALEGVIHPDVENMMAITQLDLSSNRLSGSIPDTLGQLQMLAALDLSNNLFNCLMPQSLGKLISIEYLDLSHNEFSGAIPNSLADLRHLATLNLSFNKLEGPIPSGGVFSNISFQSLMGNAALCGLSKLGFSPCVIKSTNFHSSAKLHKLKIILPTIALSIMLFSCFFILYWRKGRKVVSSPKIPHLHEYSLIPYHELARATDGFSESNFLGTGSSGSVYRGRLDDGLLVAVKVLDLENKTSLRSFESECRALGMIRHRNLVRIISTCSNLDFKALVLQYMPNGSLERWLYSSPECCLTLLQRINIVLDVALALEYLHHQLDQVVVHCDVKPSNILLDEEMNARLSDFGIAKLLASDSKSLVSASIAGTFGYMPPEYGTTGRVSRRGDVYSYGILLLEIFTRKKPTDLMFAGELNLRRWVFDAYSTRLFDVLDANLLGDPLVGDERTLEDHSARSRCLLSIIELALQCSTDSPKERISMKDAVAKMQKIKMEYLRKLPNN, from the exons ATGGCTTCTTTTCTACTTCCAGGCATACTAATGCTGTTGCTGTTCATCTTCTTCTGCCCTCAACTAACCATATCACTAGAACATAGCAGCAACTTCACAGATCTCACAGCACTGCTGTCCTTCAAGAGCCACATTCAAGATCCCAACGGCATTCTCGACAAGAGCTGGAACTCCAACACCTCCTTTTGCAGCTGGATTGGAGTCTCCTGCAGCTCCCGACGACAGCGAGTGGTCGCGCTACGGCTCGAAGGACTCTCCCTTCAAGGCTCCATCTCTCCTCAACTTGGAAACCTCTCCTTCATGGCCGACCTCGACCTCGGCAACAATTCTCTCACAGGGCCCATCCCTGCTTCCCTCGGCCGCCTTCCCCGCCTCAAATCCCTCATTCTCGAGCACAACCAATTATCCGGACGCATTCCTTCCACCGTATTCAATATGTCCTCTCTAACTCATCTCTCCTTTACCTCGAACAACCTTTCAGGTCCTCTCGTCGCAGATCACAATACTAACTTTACAATTCCACTTCTCGAGTTCTTTTCTGTCGAGTCAAATCAGCTGAATGGAACAGTTCCTCCTGGCTTTCTTCAATGCCAGAATCTGCAACAGCTTTCTCTATCTACCAACTATTTCAGCGGAGGCATACCGACAGAGCTCGCCAAGTTAAACAAACTCAGCATTCTATTCCTCGACACCAACTATCTCATCGGGTCGATCCCGGCATCTTTAGGCAACCTCACATATCTCACTCAGCTCGATCTCCATTCTAACCACTTACAAGGTGAGATTCCCCCAGAATTAGGCGACCTATTAAATCTCCAGTGGCTATGGCTAGGAGGCAACAACCTAACAGGCGAACTACCGGCCTTTGTATCAAACATGTCCATGATCCGTGTTATGGATTTTTCATCCAACAACCTTGCGAAAGTGCCGATTGAATTGGGGAAGAACCTTCCGTTCCTAACCACTATTGGCCTCAGCTGGAACAAAGTGAGCGGCGGGCTCGACTTCATCTACTCTTTATCCAATTGCAGGCAATTGCAGAATATAGACCTCTCGCATAACGAGCTGGAAGGCGTCATTCCAGATTCAATTGCAAATCTCAGTACGAGTGTCATGAAGTTCGCTGTGAATGGAAATCGTATCACAGGAGGGATCCCTGCAGGATTTAACAATTTGAGCAACCTACTTTTCTTGAATTTGCGCTACAACGAGCTGACAGGGACTATACCGCCGGAGATTGCTGAGATAGGAGCGCTACAAGCGCTCTACCTAGGTTACAATACAATCTCAGGTTCGATACCTCCCGAACTCGGACGGCTGAAGAGCTTGAGTGAGCTAAGCCTCGAGAACAATGCACTATCAGGATCCATACCTGACTCAATTGGGAACATTAGTTCCTTGCAGTTCCTATGGCTTCGTGCCAATAAATTGTCGTCGAGTATCCCCCGAAGCTTATGGGGCCTTCCCGCACTCGTGGGGTTGTACCTCGCACAAAATGCTCTCGAAGGTGTAATTCATCCGGATGTGGAGAACATGATGGCCATAACTCAGTTGGATTTATCCTCCAATCGATTGTCAGGTAGCATCCCAGATACTCTTGGACAGCTTCAAATGCTCGCAGCTTTGGATCTGTCTAACAACTTGTTCAATTGCCTTATGCCACAATCTCTCGGTAAATTGATAAGCATCGAATATTTGGACCTCTCACACAATGAATTTTCCGGGGCCATACCAAATTCCTTAGCTGATCTCCGCCACCTTGCCACCTTGAACCTTTCTTTCAACAAGTTAGAGGGGCCGATCCCAAGCGGTGGCGTGTTCTCCAATATTTCTTTCCAATCTTTAATGGGGAACGCGGCGTTGTGTGGATTGTCAAAACTTGGGTTCTCGCCTTGCGTCATCAAATCTACTAATTTTCATTCAAGTGCTAAATTACATAAGCTCAAAATCATCCTCCCAACTATTGCTTTGTCAATAATGCTCTTCTCTTGCTTTTTTATCCTTTATTGGCGAAAGGGCAGAAAGGTCGTTTCTTCCCCCAAGATCCCACATCTACATGAATATAGCTTGATTCCGTACCATGAGCTTGCTCGTGCCACCGATGGTTTCAGCGAGTCCAATTTTCTGGGTACGGGAAGCTCTGGCTCAGTATACCGAGGACGCCTAGATGATGGATTGCTCGTTGCTGTAAAGGTGCTAGATCTAGAAAATAAAACGTCTCTGAGGAGCTTCGAATCAGAATGCCGTGCGCTGGGCATGATCAGGCACCGAAACCTGGTCAGAATAATCAGCACCTGCTCCAACTTAGACTTTAAGGCATTAGTACTCCAGTACATGCCCAATGGGAGCCTCGAAAGATGGCTATATTCTTCTCCTGAATGCTGTTTGACACTTCTTCAGAGGATAAACATCGTATTAGATGTGGCGCTTGCGCTGGAGTACCTCCACCACCAGCTTGATCAAGTTGTGGTGCATTGTGATGTAAAGCCTAGTAATATACTATTAGACGAAGAAATGAATGCGCGTCTGAGCGACTTCGGCATAGCAAAACTACTGGCCTCTGATAGCAAATCACTAGTGTCAGCAAGCATAGCAGGCACCTTCGGGTACATGCCCCCAG AGTACGGAACGACTGGAAGAGTTTCAAGGAGAGGAGATGTCTACAGCTACGGGATACTGCTGCTAGAAATTTTTACAAGAAAAAAGCCCACAGATCTGATGTTTGCAGGGGAATTAAACTTGCGACGTTGGGTATTTGATGCATATTCCACCAGACTATTTGATGTACTTGATGCTAACCTCCTCGGAGATCCGCTTGTTGGTGACGAAAGAACTCTGGAAGATCACTCAGCAAGAAGTCGATGCCTATTGTCTATTATCGAACTAGCTTTACAATGCTCAACAGATTCACCGAAGGAACGGATTTCAATGAAGGACGCTGTCGCTAAAATGCAGAAGATAAAAATGGAGTACTTGCGAAAGCTGCCCAACAATTGA
- the LOC109715440 gene encoding uncharacterized protein LOC109715440, whose translation MGPTTGSIQGEETKASGAKAAAAAGGAAAPPPPPPEGPILALPAGSADPAMYKTRRTKKTKEVGEEEATTEKKRKKRRTMREINAEIDGAGDDDGDGSSAAWSPLSPPSADCKFPMSRLWRLIRSEGASGARTTPDAVFLINKASEMFLERFVEGVYQSAVKDRKKSISYRHLSSTVSSRTRYEFLSDFVPEKVKAEAALKTRTLVET comes from the exons ATGGGGCCAACAACAGGATCCATCCAAGGAGAAGAAACGAAGGCGAGCGGAGCCAaagccgcggcggcggcggggggtgcggcggcgccgccgcctccgcccccCGAAGGTCCCATCCTTGCTCTCCCGGCGGGTTCCGCCGACCCCGCGATGTACAAGACGAGAAggacgaagaagacgaaggaGGTGGGGGAGGAAGAGGCGACGAccgagaagaagaggaagaagaggaggacgaTGAGGGAGATAAACGCGGAGAtcgacggcgccggcgacgacgacggcgacggaTCATCGGCGGCGTGGTCGCCGTTATCGCCGCCCTCCGCCGATTGCAAGTTCCCGATGAGCCGGCTGTGGCGCCTCATCCGGAGCGAGGGCGCCTCCGGCGCCCGCACCACCCCCGACGCCGTATTCCTCATCAACAAAGCCTCt GAGATGTTCTTGGAGAGGTTTGTGGAGGGCGTATATCAAAGTGCGGTGAAGGACCGCAAGAAATCGATCAGCTATAGGCATCTCT CATCAACTGTATCCAGTCGGACAAGATATGAGTTCCTCTCAG attttgTACCGGAAAAAGTGAAAGCTGAAGCTGCCTTGAAGACCAGGACATTAGTTGAAACATAA
- the LOC109714873 gene encoding uncharacterized protein At5g65660, translating into MDAADTLMPPTAPMAVAQHAAVTPRPTIGFPLGTALLLIVIFCLSGIFSCCYHWDKLRCLHRAAAAAGGGGGDPDDQQQQASIAVLPMHGLHPSFSFITTTTTSPSKIPSKKQNHKQERDQSLPVIMPGDQIPKYMAWPCPCQPTYNLPTTEKVLKEVVIHSSISPN; encoded by the exons ATGGACGCTGCGGATACTCTGATGCCGCCGACTGCGCCGATGGCCGTGGCGCAGCATGCGGCGGTGACGCCGCGGCCGACAATAGGGTTTCCGCTCGGGACGGCCCTGCTGCTCATCGTCATCTTCTGCCTCAGCGGCATCTTCTCGTGCTGCTACCACTGGGACAAACTCCGATGCCTTCATcgcgccgctgctgccgccggcggcggcggcggcgatcccGATGACCAGCAGCAGCAGGCTTCTATTGCAGTGCTTCCAATGCATGGCCTGCATCCATCCTTCTCTTTTATAACCACAACCACCACCTCTCCCTCCAAGATTCCCTCCAAAAAACAG AATCACAAGCAGGAAAGGGACCAAAGCTTACCTGTTATAATGCCAGGGGATCAGATTCCAAAGTACATGGCATGGCCATGCCCTTGCCAACCTACTTACAATTTGCCCACAACAGAGAAGGTCCTCAAAGAGGTGGTAATCCACTCCTCAATTTCACCAAATTGA
- the LOC109715441 gene encoding LOW QUALITY PROTEIN: probable LRR receptor-like serine/threonine-protein kinase At3g47570 (The sequence of the model RefSeq protein was modified relative to this genomic sequence to represent the inferred CDS: deleted 1 base in 1 codon), which yields MAAFLFPGMLMVLLFIFFYPQLTISLELSNFTDHTALLSFKSHIQDPNSILDKSWNSNTSFCNWIGVSCSSRRQRVVALRLEGLSLQGTISPQLGNLSFMAYLDLGNNSLTGPIPDSLGRLPRLKSLILKHNQLSGRIPSSIFNMSSLTQLSFGWNNLSGALLTDHRSNFTIPHLQYFSVESNQLSGAIPSGFLQCQNLQVLSLSTNYFSGSIPTELTNLQKLSILYLDTNYLIGSIPPSLGNLTYLTQLDLSSNHLQGEIPPEVGDLLNLQWLTLGENTLTGELPASLSNISMIRVMDFSINNLTGRVPIELGKNLPFLTTIGLSWNKVSGGLDFINSLSNCKQLQNIYLLHNELEGVIPDSIANLSTSVTKFSIRGNRIAGGIPAGFSNLTNLIFLNLHSNELTGNIPPEIAKIGSLQELYLGYNKLTGSIPPELGQLKSLNQLSLEGNALSGTYSIGNISAMQFLWLHTNKLSSSIPQSLWSLRGLVGLYLSQNALEGIIHPDVGNLMNINQLNLSANLLSGSIPDTLGQLQMLEALTLSNNLFNGLIPQSLGKLVNIQYLDLSHNEFSGPIPNSLADLHHLANLNISFNKLEGQIPSGGVFSNITFQSLMGNVALCGASKLGFSPCIIKSTNFHSSAKLHKLKIILPTIALSILLFSCFFILYWRKGRKVISSSKIPHLHEYSLIPYHELARATDGFSESNFLGRGSSGSVYRGCLDDGLLIAVKVLNLENKRSLRSFELECCTLGMIRHRNLVKIISTCSNLDFKALVLQYMPNGSLERWLYSPEYCLTLLQRINIALDVAHALEYLHHQLHQVVVHCDIKPSNILLDEEMNARLSDFGISKLLASDSKSLVSASIAGTFGYMPPEYGSSGEVSTRGDVYSYGIVLLETFTRKKPTDLMFDGESNLRHWVLDAYPTRLFDVLDANLLGDTLGDEGTLEDHSARNRCLLSIIELALQCSRDSPKERILMKDVVAKMRKIKLEYFQKMPNN from the exons ATGGCTGCTTTTCTGTTTCCAGGCATGCTAATGGTATTACTATTCATCTTCTTCTACCCTCAACTAACCATATCACTAGAACTAAGCAACTTTACAGATCACACAGCACTGCTGTCCTTCAAGAGCCACATTCAAGATCCCAACAGCATTCTTGACAAAAGCTGGAACTCCAATACCTCCTTTTGCAACTGGATTGGAGTCTCCTGCAGCTCCCGAAGACAGCGAGTGGTCGCACTACGGCTCGAAGGACTCTCTCTTCAAGGCACCATCTCTCCTCAACTTGGAAACCTCTCCTTCATGGCCTACCTCGACCTCGGCAACAATTCTCTCACAGGGCCCATCCCCGATTCCCTTGGTCGCCTTCCCCGCCTCAAATCCCTCATTCTCAAGCACAACCAATTATCTGGACGCATTCCTTCCAGCATCTTCAATATGTCATCTCTAACTCAGCTCTCCTTTGGCTGGAACAACCTTTCAGGTGCTCTCCTCACAGATCACAGAAGTAACTTTACTATTCCACATCTTCAATACTTCTCTGTTGAGTCAAATCAGCTCAGTGGTGCAATTCCCTCCGGCTTTCTTCAATGCCAAAATCTGCAAGTACTTTCTCTATCCACCAACTATTTTAGCGGAAGCATACCAACAGAGCTCACCAACTTGCAAAAACTAAGTATTCTATATCTTGACACAAACTATCTCATAGGGTCAATCCCACCATCTTTAGGCAACCTTACGTATCTCACCCAGCTTGATCTCAGTTCCAACCACTTACAAGGTGAGATTCCCCCAGAAGTAGGTGACCTATTAAATCTCCAGTGGCTAACGCTAGGAGAAAACACCCTAACAGGCGAACTACCGGCCTCATTATCAAACATTTCCATGATCAGAGTTATGGATTTTTCAATCAACAACCTCACTGGGCGAGTGCCGATTGAACTGGGGAAGAACCTTCCGTTCCTAACCACTATTGGACTCAGCTGGAACAAAGTAAGCGGTGGACTCGACTTCATCAACTCTTTATCCAACTGCAAGCAATTGCAGAATATATACCTCTTGCATAATGAGCTGGAAGGCGTCATTCCAGATTCAATTGCAAATCTCAGCACGAGTGTCACGAAGTTCAGTATTCGTGGAAATCGTATCGCAGGAGGGATCCCTGCAGGATTTAGTAATTTAACTAACCTAATTTTCTTGAATTTGCACAGCAATGAACTGACAGGAAATATACCACCTGAGATTGCTAAGATAGGATCGCTACAAGAACTCTACCTAGGTTACAATAAACTCACAGGTTCAATACCTCCTGAACTCGGACAGCTGAAGAGCTTGAATCAGTTAAGCCTCGAGGGCAATGCACTATCAGGTACCT ACTCAATTGGGAACATTAGTGCCATGCAGTTCCTATGGCTTCATACCAATAAATTATCATCAAGTATCCCCCAAAGCCTATGGAGCCTTCGCGGACTTGTGGGGCTGTATCTCTCACAAAATGCTCTGGAAGGTATAATTCATCCAGATGTAGGAAACTTGATGAACATAAACCAGTTGAATTTATCCGCCAATCTGCTGTCAGGTAGCATCCCAGATACTCTTGGACAGCTTCAAATGCTTGAGGCTTTGACTCTGTCTAATAACTTGTTCAATGGTCTTATTCCACAATCTCTCGGTAAATTAGTAAACATCCAATATTTGGACCTCTCACACAATGAATTTTCTGGGCCTATACCAAATTCCTTAGCTGATCTCCACCATCTTGCTAACTTGAACATCTCTTTCAACAAGTTAGAGGGGCAGATCCCAAGTGGTGGGGTGTTCTCTAATATTACCTTTCAATCTTTAATGGGGAATGTGGCATTGTGTGGGGCGTCAAAACTTGGGTTCTCGCCTTGCATCATCAAATCTACTAATTTTCATTCAAGTGCTAAATTACATAAGCTCAAAATCATCCTCCCAACCATTGCTTTGTCAATATTGCTCTTCTCTTGCTTTTTTATCCTTTATTGGCGAAAGGGCAGAAAGGTCATTTCTTCCTCCAAGATCCCACATTTACATGAATATAGCTTGATTCCGTACCATGAGCTTGCTCGTGCCACTGATGGTTTCAGCGAGTCCAATTTTCTGGGTAGGGGAAGCTCTGGCTcagtgtaccgaggatgcctaGATGATGGACTACTCATTGCTGTAAAGGTGCtaaatctagaaaataaaaggTCTTTGAGGAGCTTCGAATTAGAATGCTGTACACTGGGCATGATCAGGCACCGAAACCTTGTTAAAATAATTAGCACTTGCTCCAACTTAGATTTTAAAGCATTAGTACTCCAATACATGCCCAATGGGAGCCTCGAAAGATGGTTATATTCTCCTGAATATTGCTTGACTCTTCTTCAGAGAATAAACATCGCATTAGATGTGGCACATGCGCTAGAATATCTCCACCACCAGCTTCATCAAGTTGTAGTGCATTGTGACATAAAGCCTAGTAATATACTATTGGATGAAGAAATGAATGCACGTTTGAGTGACTTCGGCATTTCAAAACTACTGGCCTCTGATAGCAAATCACTAGTGTCAGCAAGCATAGCAGGCACCTTCGGGTACATGCCGCCAG AATACGGATCATCGGGAGAAGTTTCAACAAGAGGAGATGTGTACAGCTACGGGATAGTGTTGCTAGAAACTTTTACAAGAAAGAAACCCACTGATCTAATGTTTGATGGGGAATCAAACTTGAGGCACTGGGTACTTGATGCATATCCCACCAGACTATTTGATGTACTTGATGCTAACCTCCTCGGAGATACGCTTGGTGATGAAGGAACTCTGGAAGATCACTCAGCAAGAAATCGATGCCTATTGTCTATTATCGAACTAGCTTTACAATGCTCAAGGGATTCACCCAAGGAACGGATTTTAATGAAGGATGTTGTCGCTAAAATGCGGAAGATAAAACTCGAATATTTCCAAAAGATGCCCAACAATTGA